From a region of the Triticum aestivum cultivar Chinese Spring chromosome 7D, IWGSC CS RefSeq v2.1, whole genome shotgun sequence genome:
- the LOC123170355 gene encoding beta-galactosidase 11 isoform X1 produces MSLLRVRLAAAAVIAVAALVAGGDAYQLTKPGTVISYDRRSLMVDGQRDLFFSGSIHYPRSPFHEWPDLIARAKEGGLNVIESYVFWNVHEPEMGVYNFEGRYDMIKFFKLIQEHEMYAMVRIGPFVQAEWNHGGLPYWLREVPDIIFRTDNEPFKKLMQKFVTLVVNKLKEAKLFASQGGPIILAQIENEYQHMEAAFKENGTRYIEWAAKMAISTGTGVPWIMCKQTKAPADVIPTCNGRHCGDTWPGPVDKNKPLLWTENWTAQYRVFGDPPSQRSAEDIAFAVARFFSVGGSMVNYYMYHGGTNFGRTGASFVMPRYYDEAPLDEFGKAETDESSQTLNMLNYVDLWMNGLVGPGMFKEPKWGHLKDLHHALRLCKNALLFGTPSTQPLGKLYEARVFEIPEQKVCVAFLSNHNTKEDGTVTFRGQNYFVPRRSVSILGDCKTVVFSTQYVNAQHNQRTFHFTDQTVQNNVWEMYTEGDKVPTYKFSTDRSEKPLEAYNMTKDKTDYLWYTTSFLLDPEDLPSRLDIKPVLEASSHGHAMVAFVNKKLVGCGHGTKMNKAFSLEKPIEVKVGINHISILSSTLGLQDSGSYLERRQAGVHSVTIQGLNTGTLDLTSNGWGHIVGLEGERKQAFTDKGGEVQWQPAVFDKPLTWYRRRFDMPTGEDPVVIDMNPMGKGILFVNGEGLGRYWSSYKHALGRPSQYLYHVPRCFLKPTGNVLTIFEEEGGRPDAIMILTVKRDNICSFISETNPGHVRSWETKDSQLTMVADDLKPRAVLTCPEKKMIQQVVFASYGNPLGICGNYTFGNCHTPKAKEIVEKACVGKRSCVLAVSHEVYGGDLNCPGTTATLAVQAKCSKRQRTAEQ; encoded by the exons ATGTCCCTCCTCCGCGtccggctcgccgccgccgcggtgaTCGCCGTCGCCGCGCTCGTGGCCGGCGGGGACGCCTACCAGCTCACCAAACCAGGCACCGTCATCTCGTACGACCGCCGCTCGCTCATGGTGGACGGACAGAGGGACCTCTTCTTCTCCGGCTCCATCCACTATCCACGCAGCCCTTTCCACGAGTGGCCCGACCTCATCGCCAGGGCCAAGGAAGGCGGCCTCAACGTCATCGAGTCCTACGTCTTCTGGAACGTCCATGAACCCGAGATGGGCGTG TACAACTTCGAGGGGAGGTACGACATGATCAAGTTCTTCAAGCTGATCCAGGAGCATGAGATGTACGCCATGGTCCGTATCGGGCCCTTCGTCCAGGCGGAGTGGAACCATGG AGGGCTGCCTTACTGGCTCCGGGAGGTCCCCGACATCATCTTCCGCACAGACAACGAGCCTTTCAAG AAGCTCATGCAGAAGTTTGTGACTCTCGTAGTGAACAAGCTCAAGGAAGCCAAGCTCTTCGCATCACAAGGAGGCCCTATCATTCTAGCACAG ATCGAGAATGAGTACCAGCACATGGAAGCGGCGTTCAAAGAAAACGGCACCAGGTACATCGAATGGGCAGCTAAGATGGCCATCAGCACCGGCACCGGGGTGCCATGGATCATGTGCAAGCAGACTAAAGCTCCAGCGGACGTG ATTCCTACCTGCAACGGTAGGCACTGCGGAGATACATGGCCAGGTCCAGTTGACAAGAACAAACCCCTGTTATGGACCGAGAACTGGACTGCTCA ATATAGAGTATTCGGTGATCCGCCGTCTCAGAGATCTGCCGAGGACATTGCGTTTGCCGTGGCGCGGTTCTTCTCGGTGGGGGGCAGCATGGTGAACTACTACATG TACCACGGAGGAACAAACTTTGGAAGAACGGGCGCCTCTTTCGTGATGCCGAGATACTACGACGAGGCGCCTCTCGACGAATTCGGTAAAGCAGAGACAGACGAATCCTCTCAAACTCTGAATATGCTTAACTATGTTGATTTATGGATGAACGGTTTGGTTGGTCCAGGAATGTTCAAAGAGCCCAAGTGGGGCCATCTGAAGGACCTGCACCATGCTTTGAGGTTGTGCAAGAATGCTCTCCTCTTTGGGACCCCCTCCACGCAGCCATTGGGCAAGCTCTACGAG GCGCGGGTGTTCGAGATCCCGGAGCAGAAGGTGTGCGTGGCGTTCCTGTCCAACCACAACACCAAGGAGGACGGGACGGTGACGTTCCGCGGGCAGAACTACTTCGTGCCCCGGCGGTCTGTCAGCATCCTGGGCGACTGCAAGACGGTGGTGTTCAGCACGCAATACGTGAACGCGCAGCACAACCAGCGCACCTTCCACTTCACGGACCAGACGGTGCAGAACAATGTGTGGGAGATGTACACGGAGGGGGACAAGGTGCCCACCTACAAGTTCAGCACCGACCGGAGCGAGAAGCCCCTCGAGGCCTACAACATGACCAAGGACAAGACCGACTACCTCTGGTACACCACCAG CTTCCTGCTGGACCCGGAGGACCTGCCGTCCAGGCTAGACATCAAGCCGGTGCTGGAGGCGAGCAGCCATGGGCACGCCATGGTGGCGTTCGTCAACAAGAAGTTAGTCGGCTGCGGCCATGGCACAAAGATGAACAAGGCCTTCAGCCTGGAGAAGCCCATCGAGGTCAAGGTCGGCATCAACCACATCTCCATCCTGTCCAGCACGCTGGGGTTGCAGGACAGCGGGTCCTACCTGGAGCGCCGGCAGGCCGGCGTGCACTCGGTCACCATCCAGGGCCTCAACACGGGGACGCTGGACCTCACCAGCAACGGGTGGGGACACATCGTGGGCCTGGAGGGCGAGCGCAAGCAGGCTTTCACGGACAAGGGCGGCGAGGTGCAGTGGCAACCCGCGGTGTTCGACAAGCCGCTCACGTGGTACCGGCGGCGCTTCGACATGCCCACCGGGGAGGACCCCGTGGTGATCGACATGAACCCCATGGGCAAGGGCATCCTGTTCGTCAACGGCGAAGGGCTGGGGCGGTACTGGAGCTCGTACAAGCACGCGCTGGGGCGGCCGTCGCAGTACCTCTACCACGTGCCGCGCTGCTTCCTGAAGCCTACGGGGAACGTGCTGACCATCTTCGAGGAGGAAGGCGGGCGGCCGGACGCCATCATGATCCTGACGGTGAAGCGCGACAACATCTGCAGCTTCATCTCGGAGACCAACCCCGGGCACGTGCGGTCGTGGGAGACCAAGGACAGCCAGCTGACGATGGTGGCGGACGACCTGAAGCCGCGGGCGGTGCTGACGTGCCCGGAGAAGAAGATGATCCAGCAGGTGGTGTTCGCCAGCTACGGGAACCCGCTGGGGATCTGCGGCAACTACACGTTTGGCAACTGCCACACGCCCAAGGCCAAGGAGATTGTGGAGAAGGCGTGCGTGGGGAAGAGGAGCTGCGTGCTGGCCGTGTCGCACGAGGTGTACGGCGGGGACCTCAACTGCCCGGGCACCACGGCCACGCTGGCCGTGCAGGCAAAGTGTTCCAAGAGGCAGAGGACCGCCGAGCAATAA
- the LOC123170355 gene encoding beta-galactosidase 11 isoform X2 produces MSLLRVRLAAAAVIAVAALVAGGDAYQLTKPGTVISYDRRSLMVDGQRDLFFSGSIHYPRSPFHEWPDLIARAKEGGLNVIESYVFWNVHEPEMGVYNFEGRYDMIKFFKLIQEHEMYAMVRIGPFVQAEWNHGGLPYWLREVPDIIFRTDNEPFKKLMQKFVTLVVNKLKEAKLFASQGGPIILAQIENEYQHMEAAFKENGTRYIEWAAKMAISTGTGVPWIMCKQTKAPADVIPTCNGRHCGDTWPGPVDKNKPLLWTENWTAQYRVFGDPPSQRSAEDIAFAVARFFSVGGSMVNYYMYHGGTNFGRTGASFVMPRYYDEAPLDEFGMFKEPKWGHLKDLHHALRLCKNALLFGTPSTQPLGKLYEARVFEIPEQKVCVAFLSNHNTKEDGTVTFRGQNYFVPRRSVSILGDCKTVVFSTQYVNAQHNQRTFHFTDQTVQNNVWEMYTEGDKVPTYKFSTDRSEKPLEAYNMTKDKTDYLWYTTSFLLDPEDLPSRLDIKPVLEASSHGHAMVAFVNKKLVGCGHGTKMNKAFSLEKPIEVKVGINHISILSSTLGLQDSGSYLERRQAGVHSVTIQGLNTGTLDLTSNGWGHIVGLEGERKQAFTDKGGEVQWQPAVFDKPLTWYRRRFDMPTGEDPVVIDMNPMGKGILFVNGEGLGRYWSSYKHALGRPSQYLYHVPRCFLKPTGNVLTIFEEEGGRPDAIMILTVKRDNICSFISETNPGHVRSWETKDSQLTMVADDLKPRAVLTCPEKKMIQQVVFASYGNPLGICGNYTFGNCHTPKAKEIVEKACVGKRSCVLAVSHEVYGGDLNCPGTTATLAVQAKCSKRQRTAEQ; encoded by the exons ATGTCCCTCCTCCGCGtccggctcgccgccgccgcggtgaTCGCCGTCGCCGCGCTCGTGGCCGGCGGGGACGCCTACCAGCTCACCAAACCAGGCACCGTCATCTCGTACGACCGCCGCTCGCTCATGGTGGACGGACAGAGGGACCTCTTCTTCTCCGGCTCCATCCACTATCCACGCAGCCCTTTCCACGAGTGGCCCGACCTCATCGCCAGGGCCAAGGAAGGCGGCCTCAACGTCATCGAGTCCTACGTCTTCTGGAACGTCCATGAACCCGAGATGGGCGTG TACAACTTCGAGGGGAGGTACGACATGATCAAGTTCTTCAAGCTGATCCAGGAGCATGAGATGTACGCCATGGTCCGTATCGGGCCCTTCGTCCAGGCGGAGTGGAACCATGG AGGGCTGCCTTACTGGCTCCGGGAGGTCCCCGACATCATCTTCCGCACAGACAACGAGCCTTTCAAG AAGCTCATGCAGAAGTTTGTGACTCTCGTAGTGAACAAGCTCAAGGAAGCCAAGCTCTTCGCATCACAAGGAGGCCCTATCATTCTAGCACAG ATCGAGAATGAGTACCAGCACATGGAAGCGGCGTTCAAAGAAAACGGCACCAGGTACATCGAATGGGCAGCTAAGATGGCCATCAGCACCGGCACCGGGGTGCCATGGATCATGTGCAAGCAGACTAAAGCTCCAGCGGACGTG ATTCCTACCTGCAACGGTAGGCACTGCGGAGATACATGGCCAGGTCCAGTTGACAAGAACAAACCCCTGTTATGGACCGAGAACTGGACTGCTCA ATATAGAGTATTCGGTGATCCGCCGTCTCAGAGATCTGCCGAGGACATTGCGTTTGCCGTGGCGCGGTTCTTCTCGGTGGGGGGCAGCATGGTGAACTACTACATG TACCACGGAGGAACAAACTTTGGAAGAACGGGCGCCTCTTTCGTGATGCCGAGATACTACGACGAGGCGCCTCTCGACGAATTCG GAATGTTCAAAGAGCCCAAGTGGGGCCATCTGAAGGACCTGCACCATGCTTTGAGGTTGTGCAAGAATGCTCTCCTCTTTGGGACCCCCTCCACGCAGCCATTGGGCAAGCTCTACGAG GCGCGGGTGTTCGAGATCCCGGAGCAGAAGGTGTGCGTGGCGTTCCTGTCCAACCACAACACCAAGGAGGACGGGACGGTGACGTTCCGCGGGCAGAACTACTTCGTGCCCCGGCGGTCTGTCAGCATCCTGGGCGACTGCAAGACGGTGGTGTTCAGCACGCAATACGTGAACGCGCAGCACAACCAGCGCACCTTCCACTTCACGGACCAGACGGTGCAGAACAATGTGTGGGAGATGTACACGGAGGGGGACAAGGTGCCCACCTACAAGTTCAGCACCGACCGGAGCGAGAAGCCCCTCGAGGCCTACAACATGACCAAGGACAAGACCGACTACCTCTGGTACACCACCAG CTTCCTGCTGGACCCGGAGGACCTGCCGTCCAGGCTAGACATCAAGCCGGTGCTGGAGGCGAGCAGCCATGGGCACGCCATGGTGGCGTTCGTCAACAAGAAGTTAGTCGGCTGCGGCCATGGCACAAAGATGAACAAGGCCTTCAGCCTGGAGAAGCCCATCGAGGTCAAGGTCGGCATCAACCACATCTCCATCCTGTCCAGCACGCTGGGGTTGCAGGACAGCGGGTCCTACCTGGAGCGCCGGCAGGCCGGCGTGCACTCGGTCACCATCCAGGGCCTCAACACGGGGACGCTGGACCTCACCAGCAACGGGTGGGGACACATCGTGGGCCTGGAGGGCGAGCGCAAGCAGGCTTTCACGGACAAGGGCGGCGAGGTGCAGTGGCAACCCGCGGTGTTCGACAAGCCGCTCACGTGGTACCGGCGGCGCTTCGACATGCCCACCGGGGAGGACCCCGTGGTGATCGACATGAACCCCATGGGCAAGGGCATCCTGTTCGTCAACGGCGAAGGGCTGGGGCGGTACTGGAGCTCGTACAAGCACGCGCTGGGGCGGCCGTCGCAGTACCTCTACCACGTGCCGCGCTGCTTCCTGAAGCCTACGGGGAACGTGCTGACCATCTTCGAGGAGGAAGGCGGGCGGCCGGACGCCATCATGATCCTGACGGTGAAGCGCGACAACATCTGCAGCTTCATCTCGGAGACCAACCCCGGGCACGTGCGGTCGTGGGAGACCAAGGACAGCCAGCTGACGATGGTGGCGGACGACCTGAAGCCGCGGGCGGTGCTGACGTGCCCGGAGAAGAAGATGATCCAGCAGGTGGTGTTCGCCAGCTACGGGAACCCGCTGGGGATCTGCGGCAACTACACGTTTGGCAACTGCCACACGCCCAAGGCCAAGGAGATTGTGGAGAAGGCGTGCGTGGGGAAGAGGAGCTGCGTGCTGGCCGTGTCGCACGAGGTGTACGGCGGGGACCTCAACTGCCCGGGCACCACGGCCACGCTGGCCGTGCAGGCAAAGTGTTCCAAGAGGCAGAGGACCGCCGAGCAATAA
- the LOC123165217 gene encoding acyl carrier protein 3, chloroplastic, with protein MWQGHFSPSAPPHPTHPVHPPSPSRSSCSPPPFACCLMASIAGSAVSFAKPVKAINTNSLSFSGPRRGNAFLRLQPVPMRFAVCCSAKQDTVEKVCEIVKKQLAVPEGTEVCGTTKFSDLGADSLDTVEIVMGLEEEFQISVEETSAQAIATVEDAATLIDKLVSAKSS; from the exons ATGTGGCAAGGTCACTTCTCCCCCTCAgctccaccccaccccacccacccAGTCCATCCCCCGTCGCCCTCACGCTCTTCGTGCTCGCCGCCTCCCTTCGCGTGCTGCCTCATGGCTTCCATCGCCGGATCTGCCGTGTCCTTCGCCAAGCCCGTCAAG GCAATCAACACGAACTCGCTCTCTTTCTCTGGTCCAAGGAGGGGCAATGCATTTCTTCGCCTGCAGCCAGTGCCGATGAGATTTGCTGTTTGCTGCTCA GCAAAGCAGGATACAGTGGAGAAGGTTTGTGAAATTGTTAAGAAGCAGCTTGCTGTTCCTGAAGGCACTGAAGTTTGCGGTACCACCAAGTTCTCTGACCTTGGAGCTGATTCACTGGACACG GTCGAGATTGTGATGGGCCTCGAGGAGGAGTTCCAGATCAGTGTGGAGGAGACGAGTGCGCAGGCAATTGCGACAGTTGAAGATGCTGCCACGCTCATCGACAAGCTTGTCTCTGCGAAGTCATCTTGA